The window agacagaaggagctcactgctgtagctgaaacagatatttgaagacagccattgggagctgatacagacattttggagaaggccattttgaaacgcaacctgggagcaagcagacgccagccacgcgccttcccagctaacagaggtttcccggacaccaatgacctttctccagcgaaggtacccgtcgttgatggacattttatggccttaagactgtaactttgtaaccaaataaacccccttttataaaacccagtgcatttctggtattttgcattctggcagcattagcgaactagaacagtCGGTATCAGTCAGAAGAGACCCCTAAAGAGAGGGTGCCCCACTCCAACACAGGTGTCGGGTCACCAGCAAGAGCACGACTCACACAGCTCTGGTGGAGACGTTTGACTCACACAGAGAAGAGACAGCGCGAGGTCAGCATCGTTGCCCAGGGCCAGGGGGTCTCGAGATGTTCCCTGAGCAACACCCCTCCCTGGTGTTCCCGCGCTCCCTCCGGCCCGGGATGGATCCAGCACCCGGGTGGGAGCCGGATGCCCTAAGACGCGCCCACCAGAGGCAGAGCGTCTCCAGCGAATGCCACACACGCCCGGGGCCGTGGGGGGAGGAATGGACCTGCAGCCCCTTATCTGCGAGGAGACCGGGTTTCATCCCACCAGGCGGGCACACCTGGCCAGAGCCCAGGATGCATTTGTGGGCCTCGGGGAGAGCGCAGGCCGCACAAGAGCTGTCCCCAAGCACAGTTGGGTGTCGGGGAGACAGTGTCCCCAGCCTAGCCAGGTGTGTTCCCCAGCATGCTCCaggtgtgcctgtgtgtgcagtGAGGGCTCACCTGCATACGTGTGGTGTGTGTGTCACGTGTCTGCAGGAGAGGGTCACGTAGGGGCAGAGCATCACTGTCACCTGCACAGGTAGACCACGGTGTCCTGGGCGGCCTGAGGACCAGTGTGCTAAGCAGCTGTCCCCATGTCTGCACGGGGCACAGGGACCTGCCGGGTGACGCTGAGGATGTTCAGGCCACCTGGGGCCCAGGAGGGAGACTGTCAGGCCAGGTGGTCCCGGCTGCCGCCTCTTCCCAGCTCCAGCTCGTACACAGATGCAGTGACACTGTTTGTGAAAGTCGCCCTGGACCTGCACGAGTGGGCCTGCGAGCCCCAGCACCTGGCCCCAGGACAGAGGCCCCCAGCCCATGCCCTCCACGGGGGGTGGATTACTGATGGTGCTGGTGATGGAGCCACCTCAGGTTTGTACACCCCTATGCTGCACAGGCCCTTGCACACCCACTAACCCCTCGGGACGCACCTACCTGGTGGGTGAGCATACAGGTGGGGGACACTGAGACTTATGGAGGCTGAGGGGTGTGTCCGGCTCACTAGGCTTAGTGATGCCGGAGCAAATAGGCAGGCCTCTGGGCCCAGGCCTTGGGGAGTACCCCGTTTATGGGAGGGGATGAGGGAGACAAGCAGCTGGGGATGGGCTGGGACTTGAGGATGAGATGGCAGGTCGCGTTGTGCCCAACCCAGGTGGAGGTGAGTTTTGGCCTTGCCCTtcccccccagcccagcccccagaGCTTAGGCTCCGGGTTATGGGGTCGATTGGGGCCGCTTCTCCCGGTGGGTCATCTGCCCCCCCAAGGCAGGCCCCCGCGGGGAATCAGCCCGCAGCCGGGGGAGAGAGTGGGCAGACCCCGCACTGCGTCTCCCCAGAATGTCACTCAGTAAGTTCAAGGCGCCCTCTCGGCCCTCCTGCACCCCCCTTTGCCCCTGATttaccctcaccccacccccttctGTCATAGCTGCTGGTATGTGTGTTACAGACCCCCAAGTGGGGTTCCCCCAGGAGTCAGTTCTGGGGTGCACACCAGGGAGACACGGCCTGGTGCTTCACCCCTAGAGTCAGTTTTGGGGCTCGGGCTCACCCCACCCAGCCCAGGCCCTGCCAGCCCTTCGGTCGCCACAGGGCCCCACTCCCCGACTACCCGACGTGTGCCAGGAATGACGTGCCAGACTCCAGGATGGCCCTGGCCCCTCCCAGGCGCTGGCAGCACGAGGAGAGCTTCTGCCACAGGGGCTGGGATTGTCCGAGGGCTGTACCAGGGGCGGTGGACGCGCAGGCCTGGGCACAGAGAGCACCTGCTGGCGCCGGGCAGAGTGGTGGAGGCTGAGGGCAGGGCCCTGGAGGCCAGCGGCAGCTTCCCTGCAAAGGTCTTTGGTGAGTAGGGGCCCAAGGAGCCCTCCCTGGCCAGCCCGGCGAGGAGGGTGGCCACACCTGAAGCCTGTGACCCCCCACGGGTCCAGCTGAGTTCCCCCGGCCTTCGCCCTCCTGCTAACCCTCGCCGGCTCCTCTGGACAGCCTCTCAGCTGTCCTGGGGTGCAGCCTCCCCTCCCGGCCTgcagagccccccaccccagcctggggtTCCTCGTCCAGGTCTGATAGTGCTGCAGCCCCGGGGTCCACACCCAGTGGTGACTATTGAACGTTGGCTGAAAACAAGTGTGTGGGGTCCGGAGCCTTCTCTGATGGGCAGGCACAGGgcggtggggggctggggggaggccTGGGCCCAGCGGTTACGGGCAGGGTGGGTGGTTCACTGTGACCTGGGCGTGGGTCCAGGACAGCCTCCGGACCGCCTCAGCGGGGGGTGAGGCCACATGGGAGCGGAGGGGCCACAGGGTCAGGCCTGTGCATGGCGAACCCCAAAGCCCGGAAGCCAGACAGCCGTGGACTCCTCCAGCTCCTCCCCGTCAACCCTGTTACTGCTCCTTCCTCCTTGAAGGGTTCTTCCCAGAGACTTTGGGGACGCCTGAGGTTTCTCTGCACCCCAGAGAGCTGAGCCTCCCCATCTCAGTGCTTTCCAGCCTCACTGTGCCCGGGAACCATCTCTTCCTTCACCAGGCCCTTTCGGCTCCTGGGGCCCCGGATGGCGAGTTCAGGCTGATCAGCCGGTGGTGAGGGAGCAGGACATGCCACCCAGGTTGTGGGGGATCAGGAGGAACCGAGACACAATACTGTTGTCCTTGAAAAGCCACAGACTTGAAAACAGGAAGTGTGTGTGTCCCTGGGGCCGGGATGGACCTTTTCTCTTCCCTGTAGTTCTACTGCAAATCACATGATTTAAAATCTCTCTTCCAGGGAGCAGCCCCTGGCTGCCTGGTGggtaggaaagaaggaaatgctGCTGAACCAGCTTTGGGTTTGGAGGGTTGGCTGGCCACGGTGGTCCCCAAGCGACCACTGGACTGTGCCTGCAGATGTGTTTGTCTTGCCTGCTAGCGTCTTCAGTTTGAATTAGCTTCCACAAGTTCCAGAACAAGAAGTTTCTCACAGTAACCCATATTTCTCTGGAGACACATGACAACACAGGAAAACACTGGGAAAAGCTGGTGGCATTGTGGgcggaaaaaaattggaaatctgAGAAGGTAAAATGTCCACAAGTTTGCATGAAAGATCAGATCCCCTTCTGAGCTTGGAAACATCCCCCTGGGGTCATGTGACTTTCGACATCAAGGATGGGAAAGGCATCAGCCAAAACAGGGTTTGTCTGGAGGGCCAGGGGGTTCAGGCTGAGGGGCTCTCCTGGTCACTCCGACTCACGACAGGGCCCCGTATCTCAGGCATGCAGCTCCTTCTCCAGACTCAACTTCCCCAACCTGCCAAACGAGCTGCCAGCCTTCAGGGACGTGCCCTCACGCTAAGGGGCCCCGTCAACGTGCTCAGAACCCTCGATGGGCCTGTGCCCTGCAGCTGCTACAGCCTTCAGTGACGTGGCCATGGCAGAAGTCGCGGCCAGGAAACAATGTCAGCTACGTGCGAACAGAAATAGCCAAACCCATGGGCACCAACTAGGCCTTGGAAGGGGTGATGCTCAGGTTAACTTCCGGCCAAaacctggaacacctctgtggGGGAGGCTGTGGCACCACTGCCCATTGGCCTCTTCAGTTTGGAGAAGCATCCAGGCCGCTGGGAGGGTCTAGCACATGAGTCCCTAGGAGGTGGCATCTCCGGGCATTCATTATGCGTCTGTGCAGAGCTGCGAGACAAAAATGTTTGCTATCTGTGTGTCTAATGAGCAGCCACTGGTCACACGTGGCtactgagcccttgaaatgtggctggtgacACCAAGGAACTGAGCTTTATAAGCAGCCGTGTATGGCTACGGCCTCCTTCATGGATGGCATGGTGAAGGATACGGGCAGGAGAAAAATCTCAGGTGGAAAGGCTGGGAGACTCCAGGACACAACCTACAGCAGGCTCTGCTTTGGCAGCCGACCAACCCAACACCCAGTCGGGGCCTTTCTGGGGGCAAAAGTCTCCCCCTAATCTGCATCCACACAGCCCAGCAGATGTGGTGCTGGGACAGGCAAGGAGAAAGACCTCATGTCACCTGGCAGGGAGATGACTGACGTGTATGctggaggaaacaaacaaaactgcaaggaaataaaagtaaagaggGACCACATTCAAGAAGGCGTTTTACTTGGGCTTTTTGCAATACAGTTCCGGGGTCAGGAAGTGAGGCCCCCGCGGAAGGGTAGGGTGGGAATGGGAGGTTGGAGCTGGGAGGAGGTGAGTGCGGGTATGCAGCCGAGGCCAGGAGGGGCAGGTGGAGACGGGCGGGCGCTGGTGGGCACAGGGCGCTAGTAGAGGGTCTGGCGGGCGTGGGTGCGCAGGTGGCGGAGCAGGTGGGAGTTGCGGCTGAAGCCGCGGCCGCACTGCGTGCAGGAGTAGGGCCGGGCCCCGGTGTGCACCAGCATGTGCCGCAGCAGGTTGCGGGAGCGGCTGAAGCTCTTGCCGCACTCCGGGCACTCCTGGGGGGCCTCGGGCGGCTGCTCCTCGGCCGCCGCTGCCTCCCCGGGCCCGGCGTGGGTGGCCAGGTGCCGCTGCAGGTGGGCGTTGCGCCGGAAGCTGCGGCCGCACGTCTGGCAGGCGTAGGGCCGCTCGCCGGTGTGGCTGCGGCGGTGGCGCGTCAGGTTGGAGCTGTTGCGGAAGCGGTGGCCGCAGGTGTCGCAGGCGTGCGGCTTCTCGCCCGTGTGGATGCGCTGGTGCCGGGCCAGGTGCGCGCTCTGGCGGAAGCGCTCCCCGCACTCCCCGCAGCGGCAGGGCTTCTCGCCCGTGTGGCTGCGCCGGTGGCGCGTGAGGTCCTGCGGCTGGTTGAAGCTCTTCCCGCACTGGGCGCAGTGGTGGGGCCGGGAGCCGCCGTGGGTCAGCAGGTGGCGCGCGAGGCCCGCGCGCCGCAGGAAGCGCTTCCCGCACTGCGGGCAGGGGTGCGGCTTCTCGCCGGAGTGCACCAGCTGGTGGCTGACGAGCTGCGCGCTCTGGGTGAAGCTGCGGCCGCAGGCCTGGCAGGAGAAGGGCCGCTCGCCCGTGTGCACGCGCTGGTGGGCCACCAGGTGCTCGCCGCGCCGGAACGCCTTGCCGCACTCCCCGCACACGTAGGGTCTGTGCTCGGGCACGGGGCAGAGGCTGGCGGAGCACTTGGAGCACTCCTGCTCCCGGGTGTGGATGCGCAGGTGGCGATTGAGGCTGGAGCGGCGCTGGAAGGTCTGGCCGCAGTGGGAGCACAAGACGACCACCAGCTCCGGCGGCTCCGTCTTGGTCTCCGGCAGGCCCGGGGGCTTCTGGCTGCGGTGGTGCGCCAGCAGGTGCTGCGTGAGGCTGGCGCGGCGCTGGAAGCCCCGGCCACACTCGGCGCACAGGAAGGCGGGCTCCGTCGAGTGCGTCTGCAGGTGCTTGCTCAGGTGCGAGCTCTGGCGGAAGCGGTGGCCGCACAGGTGGCAGGTGTGCGGGCGCTCGTCGGTGTGCGTGCGCATGTGCAGCTTGAGGATGGAGCTGCGGCCGAAGCTCTTCCCGCAGCACAGACACAGGAAGGGGCGCGCGCTGGAGTGGGTGCGCCGCACGTGTGCCTCCAGGAGCGCCAGGTGCCCGAAGCTCACCCCGCACTCGGTGCAGATGAACTCCATCCCGGACTCGGGCTTCGGGGGGCGGCCGGCTGCCGTGACCTCCACAGCTTCACTCCCGCAGGGAGACGCGTCCCCACCGGCCTCCCCCACCCCGGGACTATTCGCCGGGGGCTGTCCTGAGATGGCGACGGGCCAGGCAGCACCTCTGGGCTCTTCCTGTTTAAATTCCTCCTTGTTGGGGGGTCTGCCTCCAAATCCTGGGGCAGAAGGAGAAAACAGGGATGACCGGACTTACTCTGAGAGGCTCCCAGAACCTGGAGGTGCAAAAACCCAGGGTCTTTCCAAGGCACGAGGCAGCGGGGGGAGGGAGGTGAGGATGCCCTTTTCTCCATCcctgaattttttattgtggtaaaatacacatcaGCTGGAATTTACCATGTAACTGTTTCAAAGTGCAATCCAGCAGCACATAGTACCTTCCCAATGTTGGGAAATATTTTCAgcaccccaaatggaaaccctgtacccattggTTAATCAGTTGCTTCCTCAAACCCCTATAAGCTGAGATCAG of the Choloepus didactylus isolate mChoDid1 chromosome 21, mChoDid1.pri, whole genome shotgun sequence genome contains:
- the ZSCAN10 gene encoding zinc finger and SCAN domain-containing protein 10, encoding MGPRASLSRLRELCGHWLRPALHTKKQILELLVLEQFLSVLPQHLLARLQGQQLRDGEEVVLLLEGVQREASNVGPLDFSFNAGKNCPHADITLEEQGGPFQVPIHTPKKEEPSEEPPALSASIERTPSQPGPARPAEPGVWRLPPSSRQPLSPGPKRMSQALQESALQSPTPWPEEISGDQELAEVLESLTFDDEPVKKAWPGHPLGFGGRPPNKEEFKQEEPRGAAWPVAISGQPPANSPGVGEAGGDASPCGSEAVEVTAAGRPPKPESGMEFICTECGVSFGHLALLEAHVRRTHSSARPFLCLCCGKSFGRSSILKLHMRTHTDERPHTCHLCGHRFRQSSHLSKHLQTHSTEPAFLCAECGRGFQRRASLTQHLLAHHRSQKPPGLPETKTEPPELVVVLCSHCGQTFQRRSSLNRHLRIHTREQECSKCSASLCPVPEHRPYVCGECGKAFRRGEHLVAHQRVHTGERPFSCQACGRSFTQSAQLVSHQLVHSGEKPHPCPQCGKRFLRRAGLARHLLTHGGSRPHHCAQCGKSFNQPQDLTRHRRSHTGEKPCRCGECGERFRQSAHLARHQRIHTGEKPHACDTCGHRFRNSSNLTRHRRSHTGERPYACQTCGRSFRRNAHLQRHLATHAGPGEAAAAEEQPPEAPQECPECGKSFSRSRNLLRHMLVHTGARPYSCTQCGRGFSRNSHLLRHLRTHARQTLY